In Clostridia bacterium, the following are encoded in one genomic region:
- a CDS encoding helix-turn-helix domain-containing protein: MKKSIEEYKKQATLTVEEVADILRVSRSKAYEIVKQGYFPFKKINHTIRIPTEPFFEWLNSYSSDEMITDSPKEERVFDKDIILKNKKIIKEEKVS; encoded by the coding sequence ATGAAGAAAAGCATTGAAGAGTATAAAAAACAAGCCACTTTAACAGTAGAGGAAGTTGCTGACATATTAAGGGTTAGTCGCAGCAAAGCCTATGAGATTGTAAAGCAGGGTTATTTTCCTTTCAAAAAAATAAATCATACAATCAGGATACCGACGGAACCATTCTTTGAGTGGTTAAACTCCTACTCTTCCGATGAAATGATTACCGATTCCCCTAAGGAGGAAAGAGTTTTTGACAAAGATATAATTTTAAAAAACAAAAAAAT